One genomic window of Sulfurovum lithotrophicum includes the following:
- the rplE gene encoding 50S ribosomal protein L5 — protein MSRMKQKYNDIVPALREECGVENTMQTPKLEKIVISVGAGEEGRDSKLIANMADTISLIAGQKAVIVNAKKSVAGFKAREGAPSGIRVTLRGDNMYNFFDKLVSIALPRVKDFRGTPRKGFDGRGNYNFGLQEQLMFPEVEFDKIIKTHGMNITIVTSTEDDKQAFTLLEKLGMPFAKGRN, from the coding sequence ATGAGTAGAATGAAGCAAAAGTACAATGACATCGTTCCTGCACTTAGAGAAGAGTGCGGTGTAGAGAACACGATGCAGACTCCGAAGCTTGAGAAGATCGTTATCTCCGTCGGTGCCGGTGAAGAGGGAAGAGACTCCAAACTCATCGCGAACATGGCAGATACGATCTCACTGATCGCCGGTCAAAAAGCGGTTATTGTCAATGCCAAGAAATCTGTTGCAGGTTTTAAAGCAAGAGAAGGTGCCCCATCCGGTATCAGAGTGACACTTAGAGGTGACAATATGTATAACTTCTTTGACAAACTCGTATCTATCGCTCTTCCAAGAGTGAAAGATTTTAGAGGTACGCCTAGAAAAGGTTTTGACGGACGCGGTAACTACAATTTCGGTCTTCAAGAACAGTTGATGTTCCCGGAAGTTGAGTTTGACAAGATCATCAAGACCCACGGTATGAACATCACTATCGTGACCAGTACTGAAGATGACAAACAAGCATTCACGCTTTTGGAAAAGCTTGGTATGCCTTTCGCTAAAGGGAGAAACTAA
- a CDS encoding type Z 30S ribosomal protein S14 encodes MAKKSMIAKQKRKAKFSTQAYTRCNICGRPHSVYRDFGLCRVCLRKMANEGLIPGMRKASW; translated from the coding sequence ATGGCTAAGAAATCAATGATCGCAAAACAGAAGAGAAAAGCAAAGTTCTCTACTCAGGCGTATACAAGATGTAACATTTGCGGTAGACCTCACTCAGTATACAGAGACTTCGGTCTTTGCCGTGTGTGTTTAAGAAAAATGGCCAATGAAGGTCTAATTCCTGGTATGCGTAAAGCAAGCTGGTAA
- the rpsH gene encoding 30S ribosomal protein S8, whose protein sequence is MMTDIIADSLTRIRNAAQRRLDVTTLLHSNTIEATVAIFVDKGYLESYKVKEDGNKKTIKVVLKYDDDEKSVINEIKKISKPGRRVHQGKDEIRTFKNGYGTLVVSTSQGVLANDEAYKRGIGGEVICSIW, encoded by the coding sequence ATGATGACAGATATAATTGCAGACTCTCTTACTCGTATAAGAAATGCTGCGCAAAGAAGACTGGATGTAACAACACTTCTTCACTCAAATACAATTGAGGCTACAGTTGCGATTTTCGTAGACAAAGGGTACCTTGAGAGCTATAAAGTGAAAGAAGACGGAAACAAGAAGACAATTAAAGTGGTTCTTAAATATGATGATGATGAAAAAAGCGTTATCAATGAGATAAAGAAGATCTCCAAGCCCGGACGTCGTGTTCACCAGGGTAAAGATGAGATTAGAACATTTAAAAATGGTTACGGTACGCTGGTTGTTTCAACAAGCCAGGGTGTACTCGCAAACGATGAAGCGTATAAACGTGGAATCGGCGGCGAAGTAATCTGTAGTATTTGGTAA
- the rplF gene encoding 50S ribosomal protein L6, producing MSRIGKRPVTVPSGIEVSLDGTTLVAKKGNLEKRLETHGRVGINIDGSEVTFTRVGDEKQDAAFWGTYRALFNNIMVGLDKGYSKSLEINGVGYRAAVEGKTLKLQLGFSHDVNFEIPEGLDIKVDKNIITVSGTDKQAVGQAAAEIRAYRPPEPYKGKGVKYTDEVIIRKAGKAAGK from the coding sequence ATGTCAAGAATAGGAAAAAGACCAGTAACTGTTCCAAGTGGTATTGAAGTATCACTCGACGGTACGACTCTCGTGGCTAAAAAAGGCAATCTTGAAAAAAGACTTGAGACTCACGGAAGAGTAGGCATCAACATTGATGGTTCAGAAGTGACCTTTACAAGAGTGGGTGATGAGAAGCAGGACGCAGCGTTCTGGGGAACATACAGAGCATTGTTCAACAACATTATGGTCGGACTTGACAAAGGTTACAGTAAATCTTTGGAGATCAACGGTGTTGGTTACAGAGCGGCAGTTGAAGGTAAAACACTGAAACTACAGCTTGGTTTCTCTCACGATGTAAACTTCGAGATCCCAGAGGGACTCGATATCAAAGTGGATAAGAATATCATTACAGTAAGTGGTACTGACAAGCAGGCAGTCGGTCAGGCTGCAGCTGAGATCAGAGCATACAGACCACCTGAGCCATACAAAGGTAAAGGCGTGAAGTACACAGATGAAGTTATCATCAGAAAAGCTGGTAAAGCAGCTGGTAAGTAA
- the rplR gene encoding 50S ribosomal protein L18, translated as MLKSIQKRKNKLRAQRKARVKGKIFGTAELPRLTVYKSNKHFYAQAIDDNAGATLASADGRKLGLGANQEDVKKVAAEMAKNLASANIETVVFDRNGYLYHGVVASFADALREAGIKF; from the coding sequence ATGTTAAAAAGTATTCAAAAAAGAAAAAATAAACTCCGCGCTCAGAGAAAAGCCAGAGTCAAAGGGAAGATCTTCGGAACTGCCGAACTTCCAAGACTGACTGTTTACAAGTCAAACAAGCATTTCTATGCTCAGGCTATCGATGACAATGCCGGTGCGACACTTGCATCGGCAGACGGTAGAAAACTCGGTCTTGGTGCAAACCAGGAAGATGTTAAAAAAGTAGCTGCCGAGATGGCTAAAAACCTTGCTTCTGCAAACATTGAAACTGTTGTTTTCGACAGAAATGGTTACTTATACCACGGTGTTGTCGCATCATTTGCTGATGCGCTTAGAGAAGCCGGAATCAAGTTTTAA
- the rpsE gene encoding 30S ribosomal protein S5: protein MQKNNHNEEIEKEFEEVIVNIGRVTKVVKGGRRFRFTALVVIGDRKGTVGYGFGKAKEVPDAIKKAVDDAHKNLVKVNIKGTTIAHDIEHKFNASRIVLRPASEGTGVIAGGAARPVLELAGIQDVLSKSIGSNNPNNLVRATIQALTRIKA from the coding sequence ATGCAAAAGAACAATCATAACGAAGAAATCGAAAAAGAATTTGAAGAAGTGATCGTAAATATCGGTCGTGTTACCAAGGTTGTAAAGGGTGGTAGAAGATTCAGATTTACTGCACTTGTTGTCATTGGTGACAGGAAAGGTACAGTAGGGTACGGATTTGGTAAAGCCAAAGAGGTTCCTGATGCGATCAAAAAAGCGGTTGATGATGCACACAAGAACCTTGTGAAAGTCAACATCAAGGGTACCACTATCGCTCACGACATCGAGCACAAATTCAACGCAAGTAGAATCGTGCTTAGACCGGCGAGTGAAGGTACAGGTGTTATTGCCGGTGGTGCTGCCAGACCAGTACTCGAACTTGCGGGTATTCAAGATGTACTGAGCAAGTCTATCGGTTCTAACAACCCAAATAACCTGGTAAGAGCAACGATTCAAGCACTTACCAGAATCAAAGCGTAA
- the rplO gene encoding 50S ribosomal protein L15: MGLHNLQPAPGSTRNRKRVGRGQGSGTGKTAGRGNKGQKARSGYSKKRGFEGGQMPLYKRLPKVGFTSKVEKPYVINVEKIKAIAELDEITLESIASVHKLQKTVKRVKLIGASAKELAAKIKDDAVTTSGK; the protein is encoded by the coding sequence ATGGGTTTACATAATTTACAACCTGCTCCGGGATCAACTCGTAACAGAAAAAGAGTAGGTCGTGGTCAGGGTTCAGGAACAGGTAAAACAGCTGGACGCGGTAACAAAGGTCAGAAAGCAAGATCTGGTTACAGTAAAAAAAGAGGTTTCGAGGGTGGTCAAATGCCACTTTACAAAAGATTGCCTAAAGTCGGTTTCACTTCCAAAGTTGAGAAACCGTATGTGATCAATGTTGAAAAGATCAAAGCGATCGCTGAATTGGACGAGATCACTCTTGAGAGTATTGCATCTGTTCATAAATTGCAAAAAACAGTGAAAAGAGTTAAATTGATCGGAGCTTCTGCAAAAGAGCTTGCAGCAAAGATCAAAGACGACGCTGTTACTACAAGCGGAAAATAA
- the secY gene encoding preprotein translocase subunit SecY has protein sequence MGNALTQKILITLGFLFAYRVLAYIPTPGVDLGVIKDFFDNNSGNALGMANMFSGGAVQRLSIISLGIMPYITASIVMELLAATFPTLGQMKKERDGMQKYMQIIRYFTIFITVVQAIGVSMGLQSMTGSAGQSAVMIDPVTFTVLATFSMLTGTMLLMWIGEQITQKGIGNGISLIIFAGIVSGLPAAISNTIRAVNAGEMNFLLIIAILAVMLLTVFVIIYVELGERRVPISYSRKTIMQNQTKRVMNYIPVKVNLSGVIPPIFASAVLMFPLTVLQASSNKWLTAIADALAPGGLVFNIATFVLVVFFAFFYASIAFNAKDIADNLKRQGGFIPGVRPGEHTKEFLNEVASRLTGSGAIYLAIISTVPFAIISGMGASFYFGGVSVLIIVQVALDTMRKIEAQRTMNQYDTLGNVGL, from the coding sequence ATGGGTAACGCTTTAACTCAAAAAATCCTCATTACATTAGGATTCCTTTTTGCGTACAGAGTTTTAGCCTATATTCCAACTCCAGGTGTTGACCTGGGCGTTATCAAAGATTTCTTTGACAACAACTCAGGCAACGCTTTGGGAATGGCAAATATGTTCTCTGGCGGTGCCGTTCAGCGTTTAAGTATTATCTCCCTAGGTATTATGCCTTACATCACAGCTTCCATTGTTATGGAACTTCTTGCAGCAACTTTCCCAACACTTGGTCAAATGAAAAAAGAACGTGACGGCATGCAGAAATATATGCAGATCATTCGTTATTTCACTATTTTTATTACTGTAGTTCAGGCTATCGGTGTATCTATGGGTCTTCAGAGTATGACAGGTTCTGCGGGACAGAGTGCAGTCATGATTGATCCTGTAACATTTACCGTTTTGGCGACATTCTCTATGCTGACAGGTACAATGCTCTTGATGTGGATCGGTGAGCAGATCACTCAAAAAGGTATCGGTAACGGTATCTCGCTGATCATCTTTGCCGGGATCGTTTCAGGTCTTCCTGCCGCGATCTCCAATACGATCAGAGCGGTGAATGCCGGTGAGATGAACTTCTTGTTGATCATAGCTATTTTGGCAGTAATGCTACTTACGGTATTTGTCATTATCTATGTTGAGCTTGGTGAGAGAAGGGTTCCTATCTCCTACTCGAGAAAGACTATTATGCAAAATCAGACAAAGAGAGTGATGAACTACATCCCTGTCAAAGTGAACCTTTCAGGGGTGATTCCTCCTATCTTTGCATCGGCAGTGCTCATGTTCCCTCTTACCGTACTCCAGGCAAGCTCCAATAAGTGGCTGACCGCTATTGCGGATGCTTTGGCACCGGGAGGACTCGTATTTAACATAGCGACTTTCGTTCTTGTTGTCTTCTTTGCCTTTTTCTATGCATCGATTGCATTCAATGCGAAAGATATTGCAGACAACCTCAAAAGACAGGGTGGTTTCATTCCCGGTGTCAGACCAGGTGAGCATACCAAAGAGTTCCTCAATGAAGTGGCAAGCAGACTAACAGGATCAGGTGCTATCTATCTGGCGATCATCTCAACGGTACCGTTTGCGATCATTTCGGGTATGGGTGCGAGCTTCTACTTCGGTGGGGTCTCTGTACTTATTATCGTACAGGTCGCACTTGACACTATGAGAAAGATCGAAGCACAAAGAACCATGAACCAATATGATACATTAGGGAATGTAGGTCTATAA
- the map gene encoding type I methionyl aminopeptidase: MAIALRKPDEIAKLQKAGEIVGKTLQYLQSIIKPGMTLKEIDTLGETFIREHGAIPSFKGLYGFSGSVCTSLNEVCIHGVPNDTVIKEGDILGLDIGTKLDGYFGDAAITIAVGKVSAEDEALIACSKGALYHAIESIKPGMRFKELTKILEDYITEAGFVPLRDYCGHGIGTKPHDEPNIPNYLEGKPNQGPKIKNGMVFCLEPMVCQKSGTPVLLEDQWSVVSEDGLRTSHYEHQVAVVDGKAVILTEAK; this comes from the coding sequence ATGGCTATTGCACTACGAAAACCCGACGAGATTGCCAAGCTTCAAAAAGCCGGCGAGATCGTTGGCAAAACACTCCAATATCTCCAAAGCATCATCAAACCGGGCATGACACTCAAAGAGATCGATACTTTGGGTGAAACCTTTATCCGTGAACATGGTGCTATTCCCTCATTTAAAGGTCTCTACGGTTTTAGCGGTTCTGTATGTACCTCTTTGAATGAAGTATGTATTCATGGCGTCCCAAATGATACGGTTATTAAAGAAGGTGATATTCTCGGACTTGACATCGGTACGAAACTCGATGGATATTTCGGTGATGCCGCAATCACAATAGCCGTTGGAAAAGTCTCTGCAGAAGATGAAGCACTCATCGCGTGTTCCAAAGGGGCACTCTACCATGCGATCGAGTCGATTAAACCAGGAATGCGTTTCAAGGAACTGACAAAAATACTTGAGGACTACATTACCGAGGCTGGCTTTGTACCGTTACGTGACTATTGTGGTCATGGTATCGGGACCAAACCTCATGACGAACCCAATATTCCAAACTATCTAGAGGGTAAACCCAATCAGGGGCCCAAGATCAAGAATGGAATGGTCTTCTGTCTTGAACCCATGGTATGTCAGAAGAGCGGTACACCCGTACTGCTTGAAGACCAGTGGTCAGTTGTGAGTGAAGATGGTCTTCGAACCAGTCATTATGAACATCAGGTAGCGGTGGTCGACGGCAAAGCTGTCATACTAACAGAAGCGAAGTAA
- the infA gene encoding translation initiation factor IF-1 gives MAKDDVIEIDGKVVEALPNATFRVELDNGHIVLCHIAGKMRMHYIKILPGDKVKVELTPYSLDKGRITFRYK, from the coding sequence ATGGCAAAAGATGACGTAATAGAGATTGATGGCAAAGTGGTTGAAGCATTGCCAAATGCAACCTTCAGAGTAGAGTTGGACAATGGGCATATCGTTCTTTGTCACATTGCAGGCAAAATGAGAATGCACTATATCAAGATCCTTCCGGGTGACAAGGTGAAGGTCGAACTTACGCCTTACAGCCTTGACAAAGGGCGTATCACTTTCAGATACAAATAA
- the rpmJ gene encoding 50S ribosomal protein L36 — MKVRPSVKKMCDDCKVIKRKGIVRVICKNPKHKQRQG, encoded by the coding sequence ATGAAGGTTAGACCATCAGTAAAGAAGATGTGTGACGATTGCAAAGTGATCAAGCGCAAGGGTATCGTACGCGTGATTTGTAAAAATCCAAAACATAAACAGAGACAAGGATAA
- the rpsM gene encoding 30S ribosomal protein S13: MARIAGVDLPQKKRIEYALTYIYGIGLTTSRKILDRTGIDYNTRVHELTDAQAATIRNDIQENIMVEGDLRKKVTLDIKALMDLGSYRGLRHRRGLPCRGQKTKTNARTRKGKRKTVGAA, translated from the coding sequence ATGGCACGTATAGCAGGTGTTGATTTACCACAGAAAAAAAGAATAGAGTATGCATTGACATATATCTACGGTATCGGATTGACAACGTCAAGAAAGATCCTCGACAGAACAGGTATTGACTACAATACAAGAGTCCATGAACTTACAGATGCTCAGGCGGCAACGATCCGTAATGACATCCAAGAGAACATTATGGTGGAAGGTGACCTTAGAAAAAAAGTAACACTTGACATCAAAGCACTTATGGATTTAGGATCTTACAGAGGTCTGAGACACAGAAGAGGACTGCCTTGTCGTGGTCAAAAAACGAAGACAAACGCGCGTACCAGAAAAGGTAAGCGTAAAACTGTCGGCGCAGCGTAA
- the rpsK gene encoding 30S ribosomal protein S11, with protein sequence MAKKKAKKSIAKGVVYVAATFNNTVITVTDEMGNVIAWSSAGALGFKGSKKSTPFAATEAVADAMAKAKENGIKEVGIKVQGPGSGRDTAVKAIGATEGIRVSFLKDITPLPHNGCRPPKKRRV encoded by the coding sequence ATGGCTAAGAAAAAAGCAAAAAAAAGTATTGCTAAAGGTGTAGTTTACGTAGCTGCAACTTTCAATAACACTGTGATCACAGTGACTGACGAGATGGGAAATGTTATCGCATGGAGTTCTGCAGGAGCACTTGGTTTCAAAGGTTCCAAGAAATCAACTCCTTTTGCAGCAACAGAAGCAGTTGCAGATGCAATGGCTAAAGCGAAAGAGAACGGTATCAAAGAAGTTGGGATCAAAGTACAGGGTCCCGGTTCCGGTAGAGATACAGCGGTTAAAGCGATCGGTGCAACTGAAGGAATTCGTGTATCATTCCTTAAAGACATCACTCCGCTGCCACACAATGGTTGTAGACCACCTAAGAAGAGAAGGGTATAA
- the rpsD gene encoding 30S ribosomal protein S4 codes for MARYRGPVERLERRLGVDLGLKGERRLAGKSALEKRPYAPGQHGQRRTKISEYGLQLQEKQKAKFMYGVSEKQFRSLYKEANSKEGNTGAILIQLLEQRLDNVVYRMGFATTRASARQFVNHGHVLVDGKRVDIPSYRVKAGQKIEIREKSKTNPQILRAIELTNQTGMVEWVDVDKEKLFGIFSRVPAREEIAIPVEERLIVELYSK; via the coding sequence ATGGCAAGATATAGAGGTCCAGTTGAAAGACTTGAAAGAAGACTTGGTGTTGATCTTGGTTTGAAAGGTGAGAGAAGACTCGCTGGTAAATCTGCATTGGAAAAAAGACCATATGCTCCGGGACAACATGGGCAGAGAAGAACAAAGATCAGTGAATATGGTCTTCAGCTTCAGGAAAAGCAAAAAGCAAAGTTCATGTACGGTGTTTCTGAAAAACAGTTTAGATCACTTTACAAAGAAGCAAACTCAAAAGAGGGGAATACGGGTGCTATCCTTATCCAACTTCTTGAGCAGAGACTTGACAACGTCGTTTACAGAATGGGTTTTGCAACGACAAGGGCATCTGCAAGACAATTCGTAAACCACGGACATGTACTTGTTGACGGTAAAAGAGTTGACATTCCTTCTTACAGAGTAAAAGCAGGTCAGAAGATCGAGATCAGAGAAAAGAGTAAAACCAACCCTCAGATCCTTAGAGCAATCGAATTGACCAACCAGACCGGTATGGTCGAGTGGGTTGATGTTGACAAAGAGAAACTCTTCGGGATCTTCAGTAGAGTTCCAGCAAGAGAAGAGATAGCAATCCCAGTTGAAGAGCGTCTAATCGTCGAGCTTTATTCTAAATAA
- a CDS encoding DNA-directed RNA polymerase subunit alpha, protein MRKIKVAPFMPTEVEVNEISANRAEIVAYPFESGYAVTLAHPLRRLILGSSIGYAPISVKIEGAAHEFDNIRGMHEDVAVFIINLKNIRFKIKDGSDRVELKYSFSGYKEVTAQDLNNDQIEVVNGDLPLATLNEDAELNFTMVVAKGIGYVPSEDLRDDIEADSIALDAFFTPVRKANYKIEPVLVEDNPNFEKIIFDIETDAQIGPVEAFTNALEVMNKQLSVFNGVLDVDISTTLPKRTNDDSELKPFLTAVDALGLSARSFNSLDRAGIKYLGELVLMGENEIKNIKNLGKKSLDEINECLVEHGFGPEFELKESTRANLVKKLEQLKA, encoded by the coding sequence ATGAGAAAAATTAAAGTTGCACCATTTATGCCAACAGAGGTAGAAGTCAACGAGATCAGTGCTAACCGTGCCGAAATCGTGGCCTATCCTTTTGAGAGTGGCTATGCTGTTACACTCGCCCACCCGTTGAGAAGACTCATTCTTGGATCTTCCATCGGGTATGCACCGATCTCTGTAAAGATCGAAGGTGCTGCACACGAGTTTGACAATATAAGAGGTATGCACGAAGATGTGGCTGTATTTATCATCAACCTCAAGAACATCCGTTTCAAAATTAAAGACGGAAGTGACAGAGTAGAACTTAAATACAGTTTTTCAGGATATAAAGAAGTTACAGCACAGGATCTGAACAACGACCAGATTGAAGTAGTGAACGGCGACCTTCCTCTGGCGACACTGAATGAAGATGCGGAACTGAACTTCACCATGGTTGTTGCCAAGGGTATCGGTTATGTGCCGAGTGAAGACCTCAGAGATGATATCGAAGCAGACAGCATTGCACTGGATGCCTTTTTTACACCTGTAAGAAAAGCAAACTACAAGATCGAGCCTGTACTTGTAGAGGACAATCCAAATTTCGAAAAGATCATATTTGACATCGAAACAGATGCGCAGATCGGTCCTGTTGAAGCATTTACCAATGCATTGGAAGTGATGAACAAGCAACTCTCTGTCTTTAATGGTGTACTGGATGTAGATATCAGCACAACTTTGCCAAAGAGAACGAATGATGACAGTGAACTAAAACCGTTCCTCACAGCGGTAGATGCACTTGGGCTAAGTGCAAGATCATTCAACTCGCTTGACAGAGCCGGTATCAAATATCTCGGTGAATTGGTATTGATGGGTGAAAATGAGATCAAAAACATTAAAAATCTCGGCAAAAAGTCTCTTGATGAGATCAATGAGTGTCTCGTAGAGCACGGATTTGGCCCTGAATTTGAACTCAAAGAGAGTACAAGAGCGAATCTTGTCAAAAAATTAGAACAACTTAAAGCATAG
- the rplQ gene encoding 50S ribosomal protein L17 translates to MRHKHGYRKLNRTSAHRAALLKNLSIALTKEGRIETTLPKAKELRSYYEKLITKAASGDFNAHRAIFAMLQHKECTNTIVNEIAPKYADRNGGYTRIIKTRMRKGDSAPMAIIELV, encoded by the coding sequence ATGAGACATAAGCATGGTTACCGCAAGTTAAACAGAACGTCTGCTCACAGAGCAGCACTTCTGAAGAACCTTTCTATTGCTTTGACAAAAGAAGGTAGAATCGAAACTACATTACCAAAAGCAAAAGAACTGAGAAGTTATTATGAGAAGCTGATCACAAAAGCAGCATCCGGTGACTTCAATGCACACAGAGCGATCTTCGCAATGTTACAGCACAAAGAGTGCACAAACACTATCGTAAATGAAATTGCACCCAAGTATGCAGATAGAAACGGTGGATACACAAGAATCATCAAAACTCGTATGAGAAAAGGCGACTCTGCACCAATGGCGATTATCGAACTCGTATAA
- a CDS encoding ferredoxin-thioredoxin reductase catalytic domain-containing protein, with the protein MVQIDMNSDEFQAELEKTWNFVEKVNKQFGFVQNPNEEVNEGVAMGLARNRLIYGKRYCPCFMVIGETKEEQKAADNRICPCKPALEKEIPEDGLCHCGIFCTPEYAEAEKKKNEIEEIVHQHSKGLTKEQAEQLLKEEQLDGDELEALIEARSLGMVDFILMDVREFMEFQMGHIVGTDVLVPTSQFYAKIEEHSDKKKHPVVVYCHTGSRSFQVQHAMKSLGFEHVSNLRPGIIGYTGEIQKG; encoded by the coding sequence ATGGTACAGATAGATATGAATTCTGATGAATTTCAGGCAGAACTTGAAAAAACATGGAATTTTGTAGAGAAAGTGAACAAACAGTTCGGTTTTGTGCAGAACCCCAATGAGGAAGTCAATGAGGGAGTTGCCATGGGCCTTGCCCGCAACAGACTTATCTATGGGAAACGCTACTGTCCCTGTTTTATGGTCATAGGCGAGACGAAAGAGGAGCAAAAAGCGGCAGACAACCGCATCTGCCCCTGCAAACCCGCTTTGGAAAAGGAGATCCCTGAAGACGGCCTCTGCCACTGCGGGATCTTCTGCACACCTGAATATGCGGAAGCAGAAAAGAAGAAGAATGAAATAGAAGAGATCGTTCACCAGCACTCTAAAGGTCTCACCAAAGAACAGGCAGAACAACTCCTAAAGGAAGAGCAGCTTGACGGTGATGAACTGGAGGCCCTTATCGAGGCACGCTCGCTGGGCATGGTAGACTTTATATTGATGGACGTTCGCGAATTCATGGAGTTCCAGATGGGACACATCGTCGGAACGGATGTACTGGTCCCGACCTCGCAGTTTTATGCCAAGATAGAGGAACACAGCGACAAGAAAAAGCATCCTGTCGTTGTTTACTGTCATACAGGAAGCAGAAGTTTCCAGGTACAGCATGCCATGAAATCACTGGGCTTCGAACATGTCAGTAACCTTCGTCCGGGTATCATTGGCTACACCGGAGAGATCCAAAAAGGATAA
- a CDS encoding DoxX family protein, whose protein sequence is MLKNIYPIAKNILSHGQSLSLLLARLAVAYGFYEPAMQKWSDIGAIATWFGSMGIPFPTLNAYMAATTEITGVVLLTLGLFTRFISLPLMVVMVVAITTVHLAHGFSAGDNGFEIPMYYMLFLAIFASFGAGKFSLDHLIFGDEQ, encoded by the coding sequence ATGTTAAAGAACATTTATCCTATTGCAAAAAATATTTTGAGTCATGGGCAAAGCCTCTCTTTGCTTCTGGCAAGACTGGCAGTGGCATATGGGTTCTATGAACCGGCGATGCAGAAATGGTCGGATATAGGGGCGATCGCGACATGGTTCGGTTCCATGGGCATCCCTTTTCCTACTCTGAACGCCTATATGGCGGCAACGACAGAGATCACGGGAGTGGTACTGCTGACACTGGGTCTTTTTACCCGTTTCATCTCACTTCCTCTAATGGTCGTCATGGTTGTTGCGATAACGACCGTACATTTGGCACACGGATTCTCGGCAGGGGACAACGGTTTTGAAATACCGATGTATTATATGCTGTTCCTTGCCATCTTTGCTTCTTTCGGAGCCGGAAAATTCAGTTTGGATCACCTTATATTCGGTGATGAACAATAA
- a CDS encoding gluconate 2-dehydrogenase subunit 3 family protein, with the protein MQRRNFLILGSLLGLSSILKAKTADQFMHEFKEVEAVISAVQEHMFPEGSQLPSAKEMHVTQFLFETVSHRTYDKDIRAFVIEGARELQSREKGKFTTMTNKEKEKALRAYEESIYGSNWLSRIMTLTMEGMFGDPIYGSNVKESGWGALQAFGGQPRPKQRYIGL; encoded by the coding sequence ATGCAACGAAGAAATTTTTTGATATTGGGATCACTCCTGGGCCTCTCTTCCATACTGAAAGCCAAAACAGCCGATCAGTTCATGCATGAATTCAAAGAGGTTGAAGCAGTCATATCGGCCGTGCAGGAACATATGTTCCCCGAGGGAAGCCAACTTCCCTCCGCTAAAGAGATGCATGTAACACAGTTTCTTTTTGAAACCGTCTCGCATAGAACCTATGACAAAGATATCAGGGCCTTTGTCATCGAGGGCGCCAGAGAGCTGCAGTCGAGAGAAAAAGGAAAGTTTACCACCATGACTAATAAAGAGAAGGAAAAAGCGCTACGTGCCTATGAAGAGAGCATCTATGGCAGCAACTGGCTCTCCCGCATCATGACGCTTACGATGGAAGGCATGTTCGGCGATCCCATCTACGGATCCAACGTGAAGGAATCCGGATGGGGAGCATTACAGGCATTTGGCGGACAGCCAAGACCTAAACAAAGGTATATAGGCCTATGA